A part of Terriglobus roseus genomic DNA contains:
- a CDS encoding YybH family protein: MLKTFSAFALLLLLPLTAAAQLDPLSKKAQTNNPVTQPTLSPGTIELLVLDSKFSEETVKGGGKVFSSWFADDALTLNNGKQPTYGKASIAAAANWNPSEYELKWQPLGAQMGPSGDMGFTWGHYDGRGKDKNGSEVVLSGRYITVWKKVNGQWKVALDASANEPADAGECCRLPKP; the protein is encoded by the coding sequence ATGCTGAAGACGTTTTCTGCATTCGCACTGCTTCTTCTATTGCCTTTAACGGCAGCGGCTCAGCTTGATCCTTTGTCGAAGAAGGCGCAGACGAACAATCCTGTAACGCAGCCGACGCTGTCACCGGGAACCATTGAATTGCTGGTACTGGACTCGAAATTCAGCGAGGAGACGGTGAAGGGCGGCGGCAAGGTGTTCTCAAGCTGGTTTGCGGACGATGCGCTGACACTGAACAATGGCAAGCAGCCGACCTATGGCAAAGCGAGCATTGCAGCAGCAGCCAACTGGAACCCTAGCGAGTATGAATTGAAGTGGCAACCCCTGGGCGCGCAGATGGGTCCGAGCGGCGATATGGGATTCACCTGGGGCCACTATGATGGTCGCGGCAAGGACAAGAACGGATCGGAGGTTGTACTCTCCGGCCGATACATCACTGTTTGGAAGAAGGTCAACGGCCAATGGAAGGTAGCATTGGATGCCAGCGCAAATGAGCCCGCGGATGCGGGAGAATGCTGCAGACTGCCCAAGCCATAA
- a CDS encoding PAS domain S-box protein, giving the protein MPTTRFQRDSIARPTVLPEERRLQSLERLEINSLPEPALDEMTQLVAQICDTSAAAISFVERDRVWFKSRVGLPSRTMPRTEAPCDETVLGDDIFQIPDAANDGHYPNGYIPVGSEAYRFYAGAPLRTADGQVVGTLCVFDEEPRRLNEMEAATLRLMARQVMTRLELNLTTRMADRDARSRQRVEAALTVERNFVSAVLDTVGALVVVLDTAGRIVRFNRICETISGLSLSDVVGRAEWDTLVPPEDRETNIATYQQLRDGHFPFAYENRWLTRDGSIRRIQWTATALPDAQGEVAFLIATGIDVTLQREAELTLRESEARYRTLIEGSLGAVFTHALDGTLISINTYGAEHLGYAIEEMTDRPLTEFMPRPQQRAFDDYLHVLAETGEAQGTFEFSHRDGEVRVLAYRNRLIEATTREHYALCFAVDITEKVHAEERLSALTRQSNSILDSVGDGIFGTDLNGIATVCNPAAAQMLGYRTDEIETVILGQNLHALTHHTHADGSSYAESDCPIINSVHDSKTVRVSTDVFWRKNGTSFPVEYVACPMVDNGSPTGIVVAFTDTTERRALDRMKDEFVSTVSHELRTPLTSMRASLGLIASGALKSRPEKAEQMLGIAIGNTDRLVNLVNDILELERIGSGKAQLHSGDVHMYALMHRATDLLSGTAAKQNIRFTYGEPGVHVWADSDRILQMLTNLLSNAIKFSPNGGEIHMEAYYSAPGEATIEVRDHGRGIPSDKLELIFGRFQQVDASDARVMGGTGLGLAICRSIVTQHGGRIWAESELGSGARFLFTLPTEPSSHLHK; this is encoded by the coding sequence ATGCCAACGACCCGATTTCAACGCGATTCCATAGCCCGCCCCACGGTTCTACCGGAGGAGCGTCGTCTACAGTCGCTGGAACGGCTGGAGATCAACAGTCTGCCCGAACCCGCGCTGGATGAGATGACTCAGCTTGTCGCGCAGATTTGCGATACGAGCGCGGCCGCCATTTCGTTTGTGGAACGCGATCGTGTGTGGTTCAAGTCGCGTGTGGGTCTTCCGTCGCGCACCATGCCCAGGACGGAAGCGCCTTGCGATGAAACAGTATTGGGCGACGACATCTTTCAGATTCCCGATGCTGCAAACGATGGACATTATCCGAACGGATATATCCCAGTCGGCAGTGAAGCCTATCGCTTCTATGCAGGCGCGCCATTGCGTACTGCGGATGGCCAGGTGGTGGGTACCCTCTGCGTGTTTGATGAGGAGCCACGTCGGCTAAATGAGATGGAGGCCGCCACGCTGCGTCTGATGGCTCGGCAGGTGATGACACGGCTGGAGCTGAATCTGACCACGCGGATGGCGGATCGCGATGCACGTTCGCGCCAGCGCGTGGAGGCAGCACTGACGGTGGAACGCAACTTCGTATCCGCAGTACTGGACACCGTGGGAGCGTTGGTTGTGGTGTTGGATACAGCCGGACGTATTGTGCGTTTCAATCGCATCTGCGAGACGATCTCAGGCCTTTCGTTGAGCGACGTTGTTGGGCGTGCCGAGTGGGACACGCTCGTGCCACCAGAAGATCGCGAAACGAATATCGCAACGTATCAACAATTGCGCGATGGCCACTTCCCTTTCGCATATGAGAATCGCTGGCTTACGCGTGACGGTTCCATTCGCCGTATTCAATGGACAGCGACTGCTCTGCCGGATGCACAGGGTGAAGTCGCGTTCCTGATTGCAACGGGCATTGACGTCACGCTTCAACGCGAAGCAGAGCTGACGCTGCGCGAGAGTGAAGCACGTTACCGCACGCTGATTGAAGGCTCATTGGGTGCGGTGTTCACGCACGCGCTGGACGGCACACTGATCTCCATTAACACCTACGGTGCGGAGCATCTGGGATACGCAATCGAAGAGATGACAGACCGTCCGCTGACGGAGTTCATGCCTCGGCCACAGCAGAGAGCTTTTGATGACTATCTGCATGTTCTGGCTGAAACGGGTGAGGCCCAGGGAACCTTCGAATTCAGTCATCGTGATGGCGAAGTGCGCGTACTGGCCTATCGAAATCGTCTGATCGAAGCCACCACGCGGGAGCATTATGCCCTGTGCTTCGCCGTGGACATCACTGAAAAGGTGCATGCAGAAGAACGACTTTCTGCGTTGACGCGACAATCCAATTCGATTCTGGATTCTGTGGGAGACGGCATCTTCGGCACGGACCTGAATGGCATTGCCACAGTGTGCAATCCTGCTGCAGCGCAGATGTTGGGATATCGAACGGATGAGATTGAAACCGTGATCCTGGGGCAGAACCTGCACGCGCTCACTCATCACACGCATGCGGATGGATCGTCTTATGCAGAGAGCGATTGCCCCATCATCAACTCCGTGCATGATTCGAAAACTGTGCGCGTGAGCACAGATGTTTTCTGGCGTAAGAACGGCACAAGCTTTCCGGTGGAGTATGTTGCCTGCCCGATGGTCGACAACGGTAGTCCGACGGGCATTGTGGTGGCGTTCACAGATACAACCGAACGGCGCGCGCTTGATCGCATGAAGGATGAGTTCGTCTCTACCGTGTCGCATGAGTTGCGTACGCCGTTGACGAGTATGCGGGCATCACTTGGATTGATTGCTTCCGGTGCGCTGAAGTCTCGCCCTGAAAAGGCCGAGCAGATGTTGGGCATCGCAATTGGGAACACGGATCGATTAGTGAACCTGGTGAACGATATTTTGGAACTGGAACGGATTGGTTCCGGCAAAGCCCAGCTGCACTCTGGCGATGTTCATATGTATGCCCTGATGCATCGTGCGACCGATCTTTTGAGCGGTACAGCGGCGAAGCAAAACATCCGCTTCACCTACGGCGAACCGGGCGTGCATGTGTGGGCTGACAGCGATCGCATTCTGCAGATGCTGACGAACCTGCTCTCAAATGCAATCAAGTTTTCGCCCAATGGCGGCGAGATCCACATGGAAGCGTATTACAGCGCTCCGGGCGAAGCCACGATTGAAGTACGCGACCACGGCCGCGGCATTCCCAGCGACAAACTGGAATTGATCTTTGGACGTTTTCAGCAGGTGGATGCTTCGGATGCGCGCGTGATGGGCGGCACGGGGTTGGGGCTGGCTATCTGCCGCAGCATCGTTACGCAACATGGTGGACGCATCTGGGCTGAGAGCGAGCTGGGCAGCGGCGCTCGGTTCCTGTTCACACTACCTACGGAACCGAGCAGCCATCTGCACAAGTAA